The following are from one region of the Lycium barbarum isolate Lr01 unplaced genomic scaffold, ASM1917538v2 unchr_scaffold_82, whole genome shotgun sequence genome:
- the LOC132625790 gene encoding ceramide kinase — KLQEEVPFNVSDETNMTPLWQGQDPSTCFGKELVSKGETILCFSDIYSAEFIDWGLVHEAAFLGQSFEMYRFTIRGVQKSKTQPSVLVPSFYTFGHKDSQTCQIWVNRINDLLNMDAERPKSLLVFINPKSGKGLGCKVWETVAPTFSQAKVKTKVTVTERAGQAFDIISSITNRELRSYDGVVAVGGDGFFNEILNGLLLSRHKSSYPPSPTELNHPVENNDNEPVLDTNVDIRDPSDSGEDESPLLKQSANLRTGEDSCQTAADDLEFSFPNEKFRFGLIPAGSTDAIVICTTGARDAMTSALQIILGKAVCLDIAQVVRWKKTSTSKDEPCVRYAASFAGYGFYGDVITESENYRWMGPKRYDYAGTKVFLRHRSYEAEVAYVEVESEKKNTGLEKESSGSWTKGLWALLKKSERVACRANCNICKTKAGHTSAKCPSLQPYSKDSRWLKSKGNFLSVGAAVISCRNEKAPDGLVADAHLSDGFLHLILIKDCPHAGYLCHLLQLAKKDGNPLDFEFVEHHKTPAFTFTSFGKESIWNVDGELFQAHQLSAQVFRGLINLFASGPEA, encoded by the exons GAAGTTACAGGAAGAGGTGCCTTTTAATGTTTCAGATGAAACTAATATGACTCCCC TATGGCAGGGGCAGGATCCGTCAACTTGTTTCGGCAAAGAACTTGTTTCTAAGGGTGAAACCATATTGTGTTTTAGTGATATATACTCTGCTGAGTTCATTGATTGGGGGTTGGTACACGAAGCTGCCTTCTTGGGCCAATCGTTTGAG ATGTACCGATTTACAATACGCGGAGTCCAGAAATCAAAGACACAACCTTCTGTTTTGGTGCCATCTTTTTACACTTTTGGACATAAGGATTCACAAACATGTCAGATTTGGGTTAATCGGATTAATGATCTTCTAAACATGGATGCTGAACGACCAAAGAGTCTTCTG GTTTTTATTAACCCAAAGAGTGGGAAAGGACTCGGATGTAAAGTTTGGGAAACGGTGGCTCCGACATTTTCTCAAGCGAAAGTGAAAACGAAG GTTACCGTGACAGAAAGGGCAGGGCAAGCTTTTGATATAATCTCTTCCATTACAAATAGAGAGCTCCGTTCATATGATGGCGTGGTAGCAGTT GGCGGTGATGGATTTTTCAATGAAATACTGAACGGTCTTCTCTTGTCGAGGCACAAATCTTCATATCCACCGAGCCCTACTGAACTTAACCATCCCGTTGAGAATAATGACAACGAGCCTGTTCTTGATACCAATGTGGATATCAGGGACCCATCTGATAGCGGTGAAGATGAATCTCCTCTTCTAAAGCAATCAGCAAACCTCA GAACTGGAGAAGATTCCTGCCAAACAG CAGCGGACGATCTCGAGTTTTCTTTCCCAAATGAAAAATTCAGATTTGGACTTATTCCAGCAGGATCAACAGATGCCATTGTAATATG TACTACAGGGGCTAGGGATGCTATGACTTCTGCATTGCAAATCATCCTTGGTAAAGCGGTGTGCCTTGATATTGCTCAAGTTGTAAGATGGAAAAAGACTTCTACATCTAAGGACGAACCCTGTGTACGTTATGCAGCTTCTTTTGCTGG GTATGGGTTTTATGGAGATGTAATCACTGAGAGCGAGAATTACAGGTGGATGGGCCCTAAACGATATGATTATGCAGGAACAAAGGTGTTTCTTCGTCACAG ATCGTATGAAGCAGAAGTTGCATATGTGGAAGTTGAATCAGAAAAGAAAAACACAGGTCTTGAGAAAGAGTCATCGGGCAGCTGGACAAAGGGATTGTGGGCCCTACTCAAAAAGTCTGAAAGAGTAGCTTGTCGTGCAAACTGCAATATTTGCAAGACGAAAGCAGGCCACACATCGGCAAAATGTCCCAGCTTGCAGCCCTATTCAAAAGATTCAAGATGGTTAAAGTCAAAAGGGAATTTTCTTAGTGTTGGAGCTGCTGTAATCTCTTGCAGAAATGAAAAAGCGCCCGACGGTCTGGTGGCTGATGCACACCTTTCTGATGGTTTTCTGCATCTTATATTAATTAAGGACTGTCCTCATGCAGGTTATTTGTG TCACCTTCTGCAGCTAGCAAAGAAGGATGGCAACCCGCTAGATTTTGAATTCGTTGAGCACCATAAG ACTCCGGCATTCACATTCACTTCTTTCGGCAAGGAGAGCATATGGAACGTCGATGGCGAGCTCTTTCAAGCTCATCAACTTTCAGCTCAAGTGTTTCGCGGGCTTATTAACTTATTTGCTAGTGGCCCTGAAGCATAA